The genomic region GTCGCTGTCCGCGCAAAATCTGATTCATGACGCGATCGCCTGGTCCCGCAAATATCGTACCCAAGTTATTTTCAGCTACAGGTGGTAATTCTGCAAACGGTGCATCCGGTTGGCTGAGATAACTGGCTGCTTGCAAAATATCTACCCGTATCGCTTGCTTGCCAGGATTGTGTAAGATGACTCCTAAATAGAGCGATCGCAAATCGTCTGGCGAAGTCGGTTGAAAAACGTGATGAGCAAACAGATCGAATCTACCCCTAAAAGGAAAATTCAGATGAGCGGATTTAGTTTGTTTCCCACCAGGCGGAAAAGTGGAAAGTAAGATTCCTTCTGCCTGTACTTTTTCAGGACTATTACTATTAAATACTGGCACTGCATCCAAACTACCAGCTAGAGGACGCACAATTCGCGGTTGTACGATTTCTTGTGGTGGGGGAGTGGTTTGAGCGATAGGGAAAATTGGCAACAAAGGCAGCATAAGCAAGTCAAAAGTCAAAAGTTCAAAGTCAAAAGTTGTAGAGGCGGGTTCACAAAGTATCTCTGACTCCAACAAATATTTCCTGCAAAACCACCCAGACTAACGGGTAAAAGCCGCTAAGACGCGAGGAATAAATTCTTGGCGCGTTCTGTTTTCATTCCTACCAAGATGAACGATAACGAGTTGGTGTGAAGGAATAATCGCAGTGTACTGATCTTGAAATCCTTGAGCGGTCATAATTTTGCTGTGTCCAGAGGGTGTAGAAACATTCATTAACCAAAAATGAGCGCCATAATTTTTCTTGGGTGCTGCTGGAGTTGGCGTGCGACTGTACTTCACCCAGCCTTCGGGTAGAATGCGTTGCCCTTCCCACATGCCATTTTGTAAATAAAGCAAACCAAACCGCGCCCAATCCCTTGCCGTAGCATACATGAAAGCAGAACCGATAAAGGTTCCCGATGCATCCGGTTCGATAACTGCACTAGACATCCCCAGAGGATTGAATAGAGCGCGACGGGGAAATGTGAGATAATCGGCATCGCGATCGCCGATCGCACGGCGCACAATCCGAGAGAGAATGTTGGACGTACCGCTAGCATACTGCCATTTCCTACCTGGATCGGCTTCTAAAGGTTGATTTGCCGCATAAGCAGCTACGTTACTCTGACCGAATAGCATTTGAATCAGATTACCCAGAGGGTTGCCCTCATTTTCATCAAACTTCAAACCGCTACTCATGCGAAGCATCGAATCTAGTGTAATTTGACTGCGGCGATCGCCGGGATGATTCCACTCTGGCATGAGATTTTTGTCTGTTAGCGACAGCTTACCCTGCTTGACTAAAATGCCTATCAGTGCATTGATCGTACTCTTAGTCATCGACCATCCCAACAACGGCATTTGCGCCGAAAAGCCTGGCGCGTAACGTTCTGCCACAATCTCGCCTTTGTAGACAATGACGACAGCCCTAGAGTCATGTTGAGGATTGAAAATCCAGTCCATA from Chroococcidiopsis sp. SAG 2025 harbors:
- a CDS encoding serine hydrolase, whose product is MKPAFKYVLWSFGLISASIIGYISFTLWQVLSIGTAYQAKQFCSGVFVSQRTPESIFNRDVLAEIAGLSTLEQSIVKSIHVKIDRPQQSVTASIFGWAKHQAIFRPGLGCTLVIDRSVQELRSQTQQLNLTPRQDRRWLQGKTNQIPAEINQKQLAAAMDWIFNPQHDSRAVVIVYKGEIVAERYAPGFSAQMPLLGWSMTKSTINALIGILVKQGKLSLTDKNLMPEWNHPGDRRSQITLDSMLRMSSGLKFDENEGNPLGNLIQMLFGQSNVAAYAANQPLEADPGRKWQYASGTSNILSRIVRRAIGDRDADYLTFPRRALFNPLGMSSAVIEPDASGTFIGSAFMYATARDWARFGLLYLQNGMWEGQRILPEGWVKYSRTPTPAAPKKNYGAHFWLMNVSTPSGHSKIMTAQGFQDQYTAIIPSHQLVIVHLGRNENRTRQEFIPRVLAAFTR